A stretch of Endozoicomonas sp. SCSIO W0465 DNA encodes these proteins:
- the sctE gene encoding type III secretion system translocon subunit SctE — MANIQQGHHSAVQNQQQVGQSGIDPSLLQQQQKDRVDLKDSVNRGYSEENTVSTNKKQEDIAPPIKSQHNLDAPVKGSDSPSQKVLKEISVYSEIQKLSQTDPEAVKLGLASEELIEQGGPDVLGQVTGDLKSFEEGTGGRPNPLASHISSMQSNKDHLLSMGYSEDLIDGMLKIADPNDPDNSLKSMHSFSAQVGGKLAGDDSLEKLSDLFADTFNKVANLKGGPKDLQKELQAELKAFNATFLDANKHLDVDAATEMLMRIQTKLQDSRLVFNQENIKINEQQRQQISEKRLAKIAESIEKAEKAKESGQISRIFGYIAVALMAVVMVVMFATGVGSPVAMGLMAAALALTVMMTVSSETGDWMNKGVAAMFEAFGADKKGAMIGAMVFWSVVILALSLGGAAAGWSASAASTAATATAQATAAGTGGAAAAATVTASATTAATTTAKISKMAVMAARFSRLARITGGAAMVADGSASAHSTTMNYQADMLRAEAKELYAWMLANQHVIDGMTEDIAKVIEDMQQVWQVMTGMMKDNHDTMTKLNAALKG, encoded by the coding sequence ATGGCGAATATTCAACAGGGGCATCATTCGGCGGTTCAGAATCAGCAACAGGTCGGTCAGTCGGGTATAGACCCCTCGCTCCTGCAACAACAACAGAAAGATCGGGTTGATCTAAAAGACAGCGTCAATCGAGGTTACTCGGAAGAGAACACGGTTTCGACGAATAAGAAGCAGGAGGATATTGCTCCCCCCATTAAGTCCCAGCACAATCTGGATGCACCTGTAAAAGGTTCAGATTCTCCTTCTCAGAAAGTCCTCAAAGAGATCTCTGTTTATTCAGAAATCCAGAAGCTGAGTCAAACCGACCCTGAAGCGGTAAAGCTTGGTCTGGCATCTGAGGAACTGATCGAACAAGGTGGTCCGGACGTTCTGGGTCAAGTCACTGGTGATCTGAAATCCTTCGAAGAAGGGACAGGAGGGCGACCAAATCCCCTGGCCAGTCACATCAGCTCTATGCAGAGCAACAAAGATCATCTGTTGTCCATGGGATACAGTGAAGATCTGATTGATGGAATGCTGAAAATTGCTGACCCGAATGATCCAGATAATTCGTTGAAGAGTATGCATTCATTTTCTGCTCAAGTGGGTGGCAAGCTTGCTGGTGATGACTCGCTTGAAAAGCTGAGCGATCTTTTCGCCGATACCTTCAATAAGGTTGCCAACCTGAAAGGGGGGCCCAAAGACCTGCAAAAAGAATTGCAAGCTGAACTGAAGGCCTTTAATGCAACTTTCCTTGATGCAAATAAACACCTTGATGTGGATGCTGCAACAGAGATGTTGATGAGGATTCAGACCAAGTTGCAGGATAGCCGTCTGGTCTTTAACCAGGAGAATATAAAAATCAATGAGCAACAGCGACAGCAGATTTCAGAAAAACGCTTAGCAAAGATTGCCGAATCTATTGAAAAAGCGGAAAAAGCTAAAGAATCGGGGCAGATCAGTAGAATATTTGGTTATATAGCCGTAGCCCTCATGGCCGTTGTGATGGTCGTTATGTTTGCTACAGGGGTTGGTTCGCCCGTTGCCATGGGGTTGATGGCCGCTGCTCTGGCTTTAACCGTGATGATGACTGTTTCTTCCGAAACCGGTGACTGGATGAACAAGGGTGTTGCCGCGATGTTTGAGGCATTTGGTGCAGATAAAAAAGGGGCCATGATTGGCGCGATGGTGTTCTGGTCGGTCGTCATTCTTGCATTGAGTCTTGGTGGCGCGGCTGCCGGTTGGTCAGCCAGTGCTGCTTCAACAGCAGCAACGGCAACTGCCCAGGCTACTGCTGCAGGGACTGGTGGTGCAGCCGCTGCAGCGACAGTCACTGCTTCCGCAACGACGGCGGCAACAACAACAGCCAAGATCTCAAAAATGGCGGTAATGGCCGCTCGTTTTAGCCGTCTGGCGAGAATCACCGGTGGGGCAGCCATGGTTGCTGATGGCTCGGCCAGTGCTCACAGTACTACCATGAATTATCAAGCCGATATGCTAAGAGCCGAGGCGAAAGAGCTGTATGCCTGGATGTTGGCCAATCAGCATGTGATTGATGGAATGACCGAGGATATCGCTAAGGTTATTGAAGATATGCAACAGGTGTGGCAAGTCATGACCGGCATGATGAAAGACAACCACGATACGATGACCAAGCTCAATGCCGCTCTCAAAGGATAA
- a CDS encoding TyeA family type III secretion system gatekeeper subunit, whose protein sequence is MGNPLGGIQASGVTQQLQTPGAAAAGAAGQTGKLSTGQEVKVSNTKPSLASIGDAAEEVASLRSKFLKRKDTKTTKGKTQSERQLELIEKIKIVDEVPETQDFKRRFPEESRQDYQQEDYLKGAKEHFKDPYHQYLALYEIAVEFKADPAALPKDEIFKAIEALEKEHPQYIDIGREISKAAGKLAEEYHPGKTPDEIRTQVFGHVKDHKSLAAAFKDLNNNQEVVNTDPDNDQVNGFEKSVDRRLRFLSGELNSMTSTTEDTHLRSVINDMMALKRLVGIHDSCMETQGEMSRPPINIEQFDGQQYMTKVLDLLDKQFVVGSDFTTLMDQMGLGMQSVQVKTAFINKTATLIREIPEEIFANEQVKDSLVAAIQDEQDSLALEEEGTGRPDDNYGKGGETEVSEDTLKQFLSSNPGQNSILEDLGNDFKGASPVPDFMASTGVPNLGQVAEENQSEPAAQGEQSTTAAKATTDPAKATSAEVTAKGGANRAPEVSAMGSVDGLSDPELIQKQDEFLNKARGLHQLKDTNFVYDCSLTALKHAEENSDVDIINALKEIASQRGKAFAKDLKVAITPAGEGKELQLIPPDTKALREWVANHPGENVNDLVRTAMDVLKDNRGPDFDLEQLNNDLASLKSSIAEIDSKIKKRPSQSLKESLHPRFKEGPFTARLKAFFTNPLAPMADSKTRPLGIQIFDRLEYSHKFSIRADDKDLSIKSTWNEPDAQEVGEDMLVEATLDEAKSQDVDESMTVEATFEASGEDGGSFGEGGDTSGDANVSGKSATESAPARGTAAYIAAKVQGQVKGESYANLGDVYKDIRSLAGDQAQLNKLLDYMEQAKGSGTEIPLLSGHEAEVRAYIQSFAEPGRMNPGGNNRPAGEMKS, encoded by the coding sequence ATGGGTAATCCACTTGGAGGAATACAAGCCTCAGGAGTGACGCAGCAGCTGCAGACTCCCGGAGCGGCGGCTGCAGGCGCTGCTGGGCAGACAGGGAAACTATCAACCGGTCAGGAAGTAAAAGTTTCGAATACTAAACCATCGCTTGCTTCAATTGGAGATGCAGCGGAAGAAGTTGCTAGTTTGAGATCTAAGTTCCTGAAAAGAAAAGACACTAAAACCACCAAAGGTAAAACGCAAAGTGAGCGGCAGCTTGAATTAATTGAAAAAATCAAGATTGTTGATGAAGTTCCTGAAACGCAGGACTTCAAAAGACGCTTTCCTGAAGAGTCAAGACAGGATTATCAACAGGAAGACTATCTTAAAGGGGCCAAAGAGCACTTCAAGGACCCTTACCACCAGTATCTGGCGTTGTATGAGATTGCTGTTGAGTTTAAAGCCGATCCTGCTGCCCTGCCTAAAGATGAAATTTTCAAAGCCATTGAAGCGCTTGAGAAAGAGCATCCTCAATATATTGACATTGGCAGAGAGATCTCAAAAGCTGCCGGTAAACTGGCTGAGGAATACCATCCGGGTAAAACGCCGGATGAAATTCGCACCCAGGTATTTGGCCATGTCAAGGATCATAAATCCCTCGCTGCAGCGTTTAAAGATCTGAATAATAACCAGGAGGTTGTGAATACAGATCCGGACAACGATCAGGTGAATGGTTTTGAGAAGTCGGTCGATAGAAGGCTCAGGTTTCTTAGTGGTGAGCTGAATTCGATGACGTCCACAACGGAAGATACCCACTTGCGCTCAGTGATTAATGACATGATGGCCTTGAAAAGGCTTGTGGGTATTCATGATAGCTGTATGGAAACACAAGGAGAGATGAGTAGGCCGCCGATTAATATTGAGCAATTTGATGGCCAGCAATATATGACGAAGGTTCTTGATTTGCTGGATAAGCAGTTTGTGGTGGGGAGTGATTTTACCACGTTAATGGATCAAATGGGTCTGGGTATGCAGAGTGTTCAGGTTAAAACGGCCTTCATTAATAAAACCGCGACCTTGATTCGTGAGATTCCGGAGGAAATTTTTGCCAATGAACAAGTTAAAGACAGCCTGGTGGCTGCTATTCAGGATGAACAGGATTCACTGGCTTTAGAAGAAGAAGGTACCGGAAGACCAGATGATAACTATGGTAAAGGGGGTGAAACTGAAGTTTCTGAAGACACGTTAAAACAGTTTCTTTCTTCAAACCCTGGCCAAAATAGCATTCTTGAGGATTTGGGCAATGATTTCAAAGGGGCTAGCCCGGTTCCAGATTTTATGGCATCTACTGGTGTTCCCAATCTGGGTCAGGTGGCTGAAGAGAACCAGTCTGAGCCTGCTGCACAGGGTGAACAATCGACAACAGCAGCTAAAGCCACTACTGATCCAGCAAAAGCTACCTCAGCGGAGGTGACCGCCAAAGGGGGCGCTAATCGGGCACCCGAAGTCTCGGCAATGGGTAGCGTTGATGGGCTTTCCGATCCAGAACTCATACAGAAGCAGGATGAGTTTCTGAATAAGGCCCGGGGTTTGCATCAGCTTAAGGATACCAACTTCGTTTATGACTGCTCATTAACGGCATTGAAACATGCGGAAGAAAATAGTGATGTAGATATTATTAATGCGCTGAAAGAGATCGCCAGTCAACGAGGAAAAGCATTTGCCAAGGATCTTAAGGTTGCTATTACCCCGGCAGGGGAAGGGAAAGAGTTACAGCTTATTCCTCCAGATACAAAGGCGCTGAGAGAGTGGGTGGCTAATCATCCGGGTGAAAATGTGAATGATTTGGTTCGTACGGCAATGGACGTTCTGAAAGATAATCGTGGTCCAGACTTTGATCTGGAGCAATTAAATAATGATCTTGCAAGCCTTAAATCATCTATTGCCGAGATTGATTCGAAAATAAAGAAAAGGCCGAGTCAATCTCTTAAAGAAAGCTTGCATCCCCGCTTTAAAGAGGGTCCATTTACTGCTCGTTTGAAAGCGTTCTTCACTAATCCTTTAGCTCCGATGGCTGATTCGAAAACACGCCCACTGGGTATCCAGATCTTTGATCGGCTGGAATACTCTCACAAGTTCAGTATCAGGGCGGATGATAAAGACTTATCCATTAAATCAACCTGGAATGAACCCGATGCTCAGGAAGTTGGGGAAGATATGCTGGTCGAGGCAACCCTGGATGAAGCCAAAAGTCAGGATGTTGATGAGAGTATGACGGTAGAAGCAACATTTGAAGCTTCTGGTGAAGACGGAGGTTCTTTTGGTGAGGGTGGTGATACGTCTGGTGATGCAAATGTATCCGGGAAATCTGCCACAGAGTCAGCACCTGCCAGGGGAACTGCAGCTTACATTGCTGCTAAGGTGCAAGGGCAAGTTAAAGGAGAGTCATATGCCAATCTTGGCGACGTCTATAAGGACATACGATCTCTGGCAGGGGACCAGGCTCAGTTAAATAAGCTGCTTGATTATATGGAGCAGGCGAAGGGATCAGGGACTGAAATACCGTTACTGAGTGGTCATGAAGCGGAGGTAAGGGCCTATATCCAGTCGTTTGCTGAGCCGGGTCGGATGAATCCGGGTGGAAATAATCGCCCTGCGGGTGAAATGAAAAGTTAA